Proteins encoded by one window of Macaca fascicularis isolate 582-1 chromosome 10, T2T-MFA8v1.1:
- the LOC102122868 gene encoding large ribosomal subunit protein eL37 produces MTKGTSSFGKRRNKTHTLCRRCGSKAYHLQKSTCGKCGYPAKRKRKYNWSAKAKRRNTTGTGRMRHLKIVYRRFRHGFREGTTPKPKRAAVAASSSS; encoded by the coding sequence ATGACGAAGGGAACGTCATCGTTTGGAAAGCGTCGCAATAAGACGCACACATTGTGCCGCCGCTGTGGCTCTAAGGCCTACCACCTTCAGAAGTCGACCTGTGGCAAATGTGGCTACCCTGCCAAGCGCAAGAGAAAGTATAACTGGAGTGCCAAAGCTAAAAGACGAAATACCACCGGAACTGGTCGAATGAGGCACCTAAAAATTGTATACCGCAGATTCAGGCATGGATTCCGTGAAGGAACAACACCTAAACCCAAGAGGGCAGCTGTTGCAGCATCTAGTTCATCTTAA